Genomic window (Campylobacter concisus):
TTTAAAGGGCAAGGTATAAGCTTGATAAATAAAATTTTACTAGCTATTTTTTGTTTGATAGTTGGCTTTTGCCTATCGTTTTTTAAATCTCCAAAAGAAGATGAAGCGCCAAAAGATACTAATCAAACGATTTATTCTATAAATTTTGACAATTTGCCAGAAGAAGAGAGACAAAAGTACATCAGCAAAGATGATCTTTACGAATATGGTGGATATATAACTCCAAAAAGCTATATCCAAAATTTTACTGAAACGAACGATCAAAATTTATCAAATGATGTAAATGAACTTCAAGAACAAGTTCGTGAGCTAAGTAAAAAAAATAAAATTTTAGCTACTGATAATGTCGATATCAGCGAGAAAAATTTAGACTTTATAAGCAAAATTTCAGAGATGAAAAAAAATATCGAAAATGAAAAAAATGAGATAGTTGAGAAAAATCAAAAGACACTAGGCGAGCTTGAAGCGCAACACTTTGAAAATATACAAACTCTCACAAAACGGCTAAATGAAGCTCAAGCTGATATGATTGAGAGCTCAAAAGCCTATGAAAAAAAGATAATAGACCTTGAAAATGCGATAAATGAGGCAAAAAATGGCGATGAAAGTAAGGTAAAAGATATCGAAGCAAATTTTGCTAAATTTAAAGAGATGGCTGAGGCAAATTACACAGCTTTAAAAGAGCAAAATATAGAGCTAAATACGACACTGGCTCAAAAAGACGCGCTAATAAAAGAGTACGAAAATACTCAAAATGAAAAAGATAAAAACGAAAAAAGAGAAATTTTGCTTTTAAAAGAGGAGATTGAGCGAGCAAAGAGTGATGCTAAGACACAAAAATTTAGCTACGAAAAAGAGATAAATGCACTAATTGATGGCTTTGAAACGCAAAAGAGTGTTATGGAGGATGAGCTTTCCAAAAAGGCAAATAAGATAATTGATCTTGAGGAGGCTCTTGAGTCAAGCAAGACTGCCTTAAAAGATAGAATTTATGAACTTGATGAGATAAAGAAAAATTTAAACTCAAAAGATTTGGCAGTTGAGAACTATAATGGTAAAAATTTAGAGCTAAACGCCTCTCTTGCGGCACTTCATAAAAGTTTTAATGATCTAAAAGAAAAAAATCTTAAAAGCGAGCAGGAAAATAAACTCGCAAATGAAAATATAAATTTGCTTAAAAAAGAGCTTGAACGGATAAATTTGATAA
Coding sequences:
- a CDS encoding vesicular transport factor Uso1p; this translates as MINKILLAIFCLIVGFCLSFFKSPKEDEAPKDTNQTIYSINFDNLPEEERQKYISKDDLYEYGGYITPKSYIQNFTETNDQNLSNDVNELQEQVRELSKKNKILATDNVDISEKNLDFISKISEMKKNIENEKNEIVEKNQKTLGELEAQHFENIQTLTKRLNEAQADMIESSKAYEKKIIDLENAINEAKNGDESKVKDIEANFAKFKEMAEANYTALKEQNIELNTTLAQKDALIKEYENTQNEKDKNEKREILLLKEEIERAKSDAKTQKFSYEKEINALIDGFETQKSVMEDELSKKANKIIDLEEALESSKTALKDRIYELDEIKKNLNSKDLAVENYNGKNLELNASLAALHKSFNDLKEKNLKSEQENKLANENINLLKKELERINLINKKLEKQNLDANASLSELNKKLNLSEESFKNARDELKTLDAKTNKFLKTLFEQNQTISLQTQKLGLNDSELKNLSAKINLKDEKIKELENNLTQTSQMLAAKQSELEAQKRTLKIDMQNYEILRQQINILQKKIADTSALFADSNKSGGKNLLSLQNELESAKHKLNESNKTIERLNSKINELSSSSAKGSPVNAKIIELQKDIEQNLNRQDELENENVNLKNILQATTKPETPTKLVLISSLECDDMDAKDKISVMCKNRVSEFLQRFNSNYLYEIIPIVDKKNFVIPSNVAQSIKKDDLGRLNNYVNYGVGKERAKAAAELIKEEFGDFARISFSSEVIVKDVTRGFIIKVYR